The following are from one region of the Paenalkalicoccus suaedae genome:
- a CDS encoding glycosyltransferase family 1 protein: MEKPIRILHVFGRLDSGGAESRTMDIYRSIDRTKIQFDFAIHTSDECYFSAEVRSLGGKIYSFPRFRRNNLFSYKKAWSQFFLRYRSRYEIVHGHQTSTGFIYLNEAKKNGIRTRIAHARNSDKDSAVKRLTTRLARFYATELLAVSAPAAKSEFGERLMRSGTVKVIPNAININKYIFNENIRLIKRKEFGLSDELAVVHIGRFHSQKNHHFLLKIFKEVLRKNPNSKLFIVGDGPLKDSIKQTIIELKIEGSVVLTGVRKDVADLLQAMDFLIFPSLFEGLPGVVLEAQAAGLPCIISESITDEVKVTDLVEYASLNESEENWADKVLRKLDKSYRKDTFEEIANKGFDINSVAKWYEEFYLKLKGK; this comes from the coding sequence ATGGAAAAACCTATTAGAATTTTACATGTATTTGGAAGATTAGACTCTGGCGGCGCTGAGAGTAGGACAATGGATATCTATCGTTCAATAGATAGAACGAAAATACAATTTGACTTTGCAATTCACACTAGTGATGAGTGTTATTTTTCGGCAGAAGTAAGGTCGTTAGGAGGAAAAATTTACAGCTTTCCAAGGTTTAGGAGAAATAACCTCTTTTCCTATAAAAAAGCATGGTCCCAGTTTTTCTTGAGATATAGGTCTAGATATGAGATTGTACATGGGCATCAAACGAGCACAGGCTTCATTTATCTCAATGAAGCCAAAAAAAATGGTATACGAACACGTATTGCTCATGCAAGGAATTCAGATAAGGATAGCGCTGTGAAGAGGTTAACTACACGGTTAGCACGCTTTTATGCAACAGAGCTATTAGCCGTTTCAGCTCCAGCTGCAAAAAGTGAATTTGGAGAGAGACTAATGAGAAGCGGGACTGTAAAAGTCATTCCCAATGCAATAAACATTAATAAATACATTTTTAATGAAAATATCAGACTAATAAAAAGAAAAGAATTTGGACTATCAGATGAGTTGGCAGTCGTTCATATAGGAAGATTCCACAGCCAGAAGAATCACCATTTTCTCTTGAAAATTTTTAAAGAGGTACTCAGAAAAAATCCGAACTCTAAACTTTTTATAGTTGGTGATGGCCCTCTAAAGGATAGCATTAAACAGACAATTATAGAGCTTAAAATAGAAGGATCGGTTGTTCTTACTGGAGTTAGAAAGGATGTAGCCGATTTATTGCAAGCCATGGACTTTTTGATTTTTCCATCTTTATTTGAAGGTTTACCGGGCGTTGTACTTGAAGCGCAAGCAGCAGGTTTACCCTGCATTATCTCAGAAAGCATAACCGATGAGGTTAAGGTTACAGACTTAGTTGAGTATGCTTCACTTAATGAAAGTGAAGAAAACTGGGCCGATAAAGTATTGAGAAAGTTAGATAAAAGTTACCGAAAGGATACATTTGAAGAAATAGCGAATAAAGGTTTCGATATAAATTCTGTTGCAAAATGGTACGAAGAATTTTATCTGAAATTAAAGGGCAAATAG
- a CDS encoding lipopolysaccharide biosynthesis protein, translating to MNIRQKYRSLIKEDLVQKLAKNVGVLFSGSAIAQVLGIMTLAMTTRLIGPEMFGILVIIQAYTVIVDKLINFQSWTALIKFGTEALENQEHKKFKGFIKIATILDLVSAIIATVVAFYSIQWVGQFIGLRDEYILITQIYCLSILFHISGTPIAILRIYDKFKLIAINQVVVATIKFFAILVLFTLGLDNFWLVVAVWIICEIISHIVLMILGYTVLFRKRVRYWWKGKTDQWKEFFKFTCWTNISTTVNLPVKQFDVIIVSVVVSLEGVAIYKIFKQIAAISNKVADPVFQAIYPQLVKMIISNEPIKAVKFVLKTSILLCSVLLPTVFLISISAPIWLGLIFGEVFAKAWKVLAVYLVIEIITQSLIGIHPLFTAMGFVKKNVFIILTANILYIPIVLQLGDSFGLIGIVTAYGVQFCIVLIIKAYYINRYLQTNNRKTIDTAL from the coding sequence ATGAATATTAGACAAAAGTATAGAAGCTTAATAAAAGAAGATCTAGTTCAAAAGCTTGCTAAAAATGTTGGTGTACTTTTCAGTGGTAGTGCAATTGCACAAGTTTTGGGAATAATGACTCTAGCAATGACAACAAGGCTAATTGGTCCTGAGATGTTTGGTATCTTAGTAATTATTCAAGCCTATACAGTGATTGTAGATAAGTTAATAAACTTCCAATCTTGGACTGCATTAATAAAGTTTGGTACAGAAGCATTAGAGAATCAAGAACATAAAAAGTTTAAAGGTTTTATAAAGATAGCTACTATTTTAGACCTTGTTAGCGCTATAATCGCTACAGTCGTTGCTTTTTATTCAATACAATGGGTGGGTCAATTCATTGGTTTAAGGGATGAGTATATATTAATAACGCAAATATACTGTTTATCAATATTATTCCATATATCAGGAACTCCAATAGCAATCTTAAGAATTTATGACAAGTTTAAATTAATAGCAATTAATCAAGTAGTTGTAGCTACTATAAAGTTTTTTGCGATACTAGTTTTATTTACTTTAGGGTTAGATAATTTCTGGCTGGTAGTAGCTGTATGGATTATTTGTGAAATTATTTCACATATAGTTTTGATGATTTTAGGGTATACTGTCCTATTCCGAAAGCGAGTTAGGTATTGGTGGAAGGGAAAAACGGATCAATGGAAAGAGTTTTTTAAGTTTACATGTTGGACAAACATTTCAACTACTGTAAATCTACCTGTTAAACAATTTGATGTGATAATAGTGTCTGTTGTTGTTTCATTAGAGGGAGTTGCTATATACAAAATATTTAAGCAAATTGCTGCTATTAGTAATAAAGTTGCTGATCCTGTTTTCCAAGCCATTTACCCGCAGCTAGTTAAGATGATTATTAGTAACGAGCCAATTAAAGCGGTGAAGTTTGTGTTAAAAACTTCAATCTTACTTTGTAGTGTATTATTACCAACCGTTTTTCTTATTTCCATATCGGCTCCAATTTGGTTAGGTTTAATTTTTGGAGAAGTTTTCGCAAAGGCGTGGAAAGTTCTTGCAGTCTATCTAGTGATTGAGATTATCACTCAGAGCCTCATTGGTATACATCCTTTATTTACTGCTATGGGCTTTGTAAAAAAGAATGTTTTTATAATATTAACAGCCAATATTTTATACATTCCTATAGTACTACAATTAGGTGATTCCTTCGGTTTAATTGGAATAGTCACAGCATATGGTGTTCAGTTTTGTATAGTACTAATTATCAAAGCTTATTATATTAATAGATATCTTCAGACCAATAATAGAAAAACAATTGATACTGCTCTATAA
- a CDS encoding UDP-glucose dehydrogenase family protein translates to MKKIAVAGTGYVGLVAGVCFAEMGHSVTCVDIDEEKVNLMRSGVSPIFEDRLEELMQKNYAAGRIEYTTDYASAYEEADAIFIGVGTPEQPDGSANLSYIATVARQIAESVVKDCLVVVKSTVPVGTNDKVEQFISDFLVNDVRVEVASNPEFLAQGSAVKDTLYAERIIIGTESTWAEELLTELYQPFNLPIVSVNRRSAEMIKYASNDFLALKISYMNDIANLCELVGADVQDVAKGMSFDDRIGSKFLNAGIGYGGSCFPKDTKALEHIAQQHGYDLRTVKAAINVNTDQKTMLYKKARNRLITFNGLKVAVLGLTFKPGTDDLREAASLENVPLLLEQGADVYAFDPVGAENFARVHPEGQHGRGSITYVASVEEALQDANVCFIFTEWGEVKAVTPAMYKNLMRTSLVYDGRNIYPVADMQAVGVEYHSIGRQAVEREVKASVTSHV, encoded by the coding sequence ATGAAGAAAATCGCAGTTGCCGGAACGGGCTATGTTGGCTTGGTTGCCGGGGTTTGTTTCGCTGAGATGGGTCACAGTGTGACTTGTGTGGATATTGATGAAGAAAAAGTGAATTTAATGAGATCTGGAGTTTCTCCTATCTTTGAAGATAGGCTTGAAGAGCTTATGCAGAAAAACTATGCTGCTGGCAGAATTGAATATACAACGGACTATGCATCTGCCTATGAAGAGGCGGATGCTATTTTTATTGGTGTGGGTACGCCAGAGCAACCTGATGGGTCTGCTAACTTGTCTTATATTGCGACGGTTGCAAGACAGATTGCGGAGTCTGTTGTGAAGGATTGTCTTGTTGTGGTTAAGTCAACGGTTCCTGTTGGAACGAATGATAAGGTTGAGCAGTTTATCAGTGACTTCCTTGTTAACGATGTTCGGGTGGAAGTAGCGTCTAACCCTGAGTTTCTTGCTCAAGGATCGGCAGTTAAAGATACGCTTTACGCAGAGCGAATTATTATAGGTACAGAGAGCACATGGGCTGAAGAGTTGTTAACAGAACTCTATCAGCCTTTTAATTTGCCTATTGTGTCAGTCAATCGACGCTCGGCGGAAATGATAAAGTATGCGTCGAACGACTTTTTAGCATTGAAGATTTCGTATATGAATGATATCGCGAACTTGTGTGAGCTAGTAGGGGCGGACGTGCAGGATGTGGCGAAGGGGATGAGCTTTGACGATCGAATCGGCAGCAAGTTTTTAAATGCTGGGATTGGCTACGGCGGATCGTGCTTCCCGAAGGATACGAAGGCACTCGAGCATATTGCGCAGCAGCACGGTTATGACTTACGAACGGTGAAGGCAGCCATTAACGTAAATACCGATCAAAAGACGATGCTGTATAAAAAAGCGCGTAACCGCTTGATCACCTTTAACGGATTAAAGGTTGCGGTTTTAGGTCTTACGTTTAAGCCAGGTACAGATGATTTGCGTGAAGCAGCGTCATTAGAGAATGTACCTTTACTGTTAGAACAAGGTGCAGATGTGTATGCGTTTGATCCAGTTGGCGCAGAGAATTTTGCTCGTGTACATCCAGAAGGACAGCATGGCAGAGGAAGCATCACGTATGTAGCTAGTGTAGAAGAAGCATTACAGGATGCGAACGTCTGCTTTATTTTCACCGAGTGGGGAGAAGTGAAGGCAGTGACTCCTGCAATGTATAAGAATCTCATGCGAACGTCGCTCGTCTATGATGGGCGCAATATTTATCCTGTTGCGGATATGCAGGCAGTTGGCGTGGAGTATCACTCTATTGGACGGCAGGCAGTTGAGCGCGAGGTAAAGGCATCGGTAACGAGCCATGTATGA
- a CDS encoding glycosyltransferase family 4 protein produces MKKILILANNDVGLYKFRKELIRELLKEHEVYISLPNGDYVEHLKRLGCNFMETPLNRRGMNPFQDLSLLMKYVKIIKEIKPDVVLTYTIKPNIFGGVACRINKTTYFPNVTGLGTAFEKKGLMQRIILFLHQIAFKKAKNIFVQNIENKKFLELNGIINKNGKLIPGSGVNLEEYSLLEYPEEEEINFVFISRIMKEKGIDYYLNAAKAIKSKYPKTSFHVCGFCEEDYSDILKDYEDRGIIKYHGMVTDIQSLLRKMHCTVHPTYYPEGMSNVLLESASSGRPIITTNRSGCREIVDDGVNGYLVMQRNTKDLIDKIEKFLNKSKEEKQQFGLEGRRKVEKEFDREIVINAYISEIELIGEYFNGKTY; encoded by the coding sequence AGAACACGAGGTATATATATCGTTGCCTAATGGTGATTATGTTGAACATTTAAAAAGATTAGGCTGTAATTTTATGGAGACGCCGTTAAATCGGCGAGGAATGAATCCTTTTCAGGATCTAAGTCTCTTAATGAAATACGTAAAGATAATTAAAGAGATTAAACCAGATGTCGTTTTAACATACACAATAAAACCAAATATTTTTGGTGGAGTAGCATGTAGAATTAATAAAACAACATATTTTCCTAATGTTACCGGATTAGGAACAGCGTTTGAAAAAAAAGGTTTAATGCAAAGGATCATTCTATTTTTGCACCAAATTGCATTTAAAAAAGCTAAAAATATATTTGTCCAAAATATAGAAAATAAAAAATTCCTTGAATTAAATGGAATTATAAATAAGAATGGAAAACTTATACCTGGTTCGGGTGTTAACTTAGAGGAATATTCATTGTTGGAATATCCGGAGGAAGAAGAAATAAATTTTGTATTTATTTCACGAATTATGAAAGAAAAAGGAATTGATTATTATTTAAATGCTGCAAAAGCTATTAAAAGTAAATATCCAAAAACTTCTTTTCATGTCTGTGGATTTTGCGAAGAAGATTATAGCGATATATTAAAAGATTACGAAGATAGAGGAATAATAAAATATCATGGGATGGTAACCGACATTCAATCATTATTAAGAAAAATGCACTGTACTGTGCACCCAACATATTACCCTGAAGGGATGTCGAATGTATTATTAGAGAGCGCATCAAGTGGCAGGCCGATTATTACAACTAATAGAAGTGGATGTAGAGAAATTGTAGATGATGGAGTTAATGGGTACTTAGTAATGCAGAGAAACACAAAAGACCTTATAGATAAAATCGAGAAATTTTTAAATAAAAGTAAAGAAGAAAAGCAGCAGTTTGGTCTAGAGGGGCGAAGGAAAGTTGAAAAAGAATTTGATAGGGAAATAGTTATTAATGCATATATTAGTGAAATAGAGTTGATAGGGGAATATTTTAATGGAAAAACCTATTAG
- a CDS encoding asparagine synthase-related protein: MDLSHSNLNSFLKLGYFLDYKNTDFKIDLSSVDTMKFSELNEEEILNMGTKLFFEALEKNFVTKKKHVVPISGGLDSRAILAGLLEFTNAENIYTYTFGTPGTLDYDIGRYIADKVGTNHTNYPLTDYKYEFGDLIDISNRVSQQTVLFHHPPVKDMDKKYNGMVIWSGFLNGFLTGGRITNKRSNTVNEAKEAFLLRNQYVKSTNLSNSSVEELVDLVDFEAYPNTNLDYEDILDVLNRQSKFISPHVLMKGFDYVTPYTDPEWISFMLGLSLDNRKDQYLFKKILFEINSGLFSKKTKSNFGLPLNAPKVFTIFKRIQNKVYQKLGSNPYINYLDFDEAIRNRQDINQIVKDSVGDLKSRKIIEIDPVSLFNKHMNRKAEHSDALLILTSLEIHLKAKGI, encoded by the coding sequence ATGGATCTTTCTCATTCAAATTTAAATTCTTTTCTTAAACTAGGTTATTTTCTCGACTATAAAAATACTGATTTCAAAATAGATTTAAGTAGTGTAGATACGATGAAATTCTCTGAATTAAATGAAGAAGAAATTCTGAACATGGGTACTAAACTTTTCTTTGAAGCTCTAGAAAAGAACTTCGTGACTAAAAAGAAACATGTTGTACCTATTAGTGGGGGATTAGATAGTAGAGCAATATTAGCTGGACTATTGGAGTTTACAAATGCAGAAAACATATATACTTATACATTCGGAACTCCAGGTACTCTTGATTATGATATTGGTAGATATATCGCAGATAAAGTTGGTACCAATCACACTAATTATCCTCTTACAGATTATAAATATGAGTTCGGTGACTTAATAGATATATCTAATAGAGTAAGTCAGCAAACGGTTTTATTTCACCACCCTCCAGTAAAAGATATGGACAAAAAGTATAATGGTATGGTTATTTGGTCAGGTTTTTTAAACGGCTTCTTAACGGGTGGAAGAATAACTAATAAACGTTCAAATACTGTGAATGAAGCGAAGGAAGCTTTTTTATTGAGGAACCAATATGTAAAGTCAACTAATTTGTCTAACTCTAGTGTTGAAGAACTTGTAGATTTAGTTGATTTCGAAGCATACCCTAATACTAATTTGGATTATGAGGATATATTAGATGTATTAAATAGGCAATCGAAATTTATTTCTCCCCATGTATTAATGAAAGGTTTTGATTATGTAACTCCATATACTGATCCAGAATGGATCAGTTTTATGTTGGGGTTAAGCCTTGATAACCGAAAAGATCAGTACTTGTTTAAGAAGATTTTATTTGAAATTAATTCTGGTTTATTCTCTAAAAAAACAAAATCTAACTTTGGACTACCTTTAAACGCTCCCAAAGTGTTTACAATATTTAAAAGAATACAAAATAAAGTCTACCAGAAGTTAGGAAGTAACCCTTATATAAACTATTTAGACTTTGATGAGGCTATTCGTAACCGTCAAGATATTAATCAGATTGTTAAGGATTCCGTAGGCGATTTGAAATCTAGAAAGATAATAGAAATAGATCCAGTCTCTCTCTTTAATAAACATATGAACAGGAAAGCAGAGCATTCAGATGCATTACTTATTTTGACGTCATTAGAAATACACTTAAAGGCAAAGGGAATTTGA
- a CDS encoding GDP-mannose 4,6-dehydratase, protein MYEKVDPNKTYLITGVAGFVGYYVAKRLLESGCTVMGIDNVNSYYDVKLKETRLGFLEPFDSFTFVRGDISDKGLVEDLFASHRPEIVINLAAQAGVRYSIENPDAYIQSNIVGFHTILEACRHYPVEHLIYASSSSVYGANKKVPFEETDVVDSPVSLYASTKKSNELMAHTYSHLYDVPATGLRFFTVYGPMGRPDMAYFGFTDKYFADEVIHIYNNGDFDKDLYRDFTYIDDIVEGIERLISVPPSKAEGAVPHTVFNIGNNSPEKLMTFIGALEKALSNSLGKNVEFKKVFEPIKPGDVPATYASTDKLQTAVGFKPKTTIEDGLQEFVDWYVEYYGKK, encoded by the coding sequence ATGTATGAGAAGGTAGATCCGAATAAAACCTATCTTATCACCGGCGTAGCTGGATTTGTCGGCTACTATGTAGCGAAGCGCCTGCTGGAGAGTGGGTGCACGGTGATGGGGATTGATAATGTCAATTCGTACTATGACGTTAAGCTTAAGGAGACGCGCTTAGGGTTTTTGGAGCCATTTGATTCGTTCACGTTTGTGCGCGGGGATATCTCGGATAAGGGTCTTGTGGAAGACCTCTTTGCATCGCACCGACCAGAGATCGTGATCAACCTAGCAGCTCAAGCTGGCGTGCGCTATTCGATCGAAAATCCGGATGCCTACATCCAAAGTAACATCGTCGGCTTCCATACGATTTTAGAAGCATGTCGTCATTATCCTGTTGAGCACTTAATTTATGCTTCGTCTAGTTCGGTGTACGGTGCGAATAAGAAGGTGCCATTTGAAGAAACGGATGTCGTTGATTCTCCTGTGTCGCTGTATGCTTCTACGAAGAAGTCGAATGAGCTGATGGCTCATACATATAGTCATTTGTATGATGTGCCAGCAACTGGATTACGTTTCTTTACCGTCTATGGTCCAATGGGACGTCCAGACATGGCGTACTTTGGGTTTACAGATAAGTATTTTGCTGATGAGGTCATTCATATTTATAATAATGGCGACTTCGATAAAGATCTGTACCGAGATTTCACGTATATAGATGATATCGTGGAGGGAATTGAGCGTTTAATTAGTGTACCTCCAAGTAAAGCAGAAGGGGCTGTGCCTCATACGGTGTTTAACATCGGAAATAACAGTCCAGAGAAGCTAATGACGTTTATCGGAGCTCTAGAGAAGGCATTGTCTAACTCTTTAGGTAAGAATGTAGAGTTTAAGAAGGTGTTCGAACCAATCAAGCCAGGAGATGTACCAGCAACCTATGCATCTACGGATAAATTGCAGACAGCTGTAGGGTTTAAGCCGAAGACAACGATTGAGGATGGTCTGCAGGAGTTTGTGGATTGGTATGTGGAGTATTATGGGAAGAAGTAG
- a CDS encoding glycosyltransferase family 4 protein: MKIAYLSASTVPSKDANSVHVMKMSQAFAKDGHDVILYARQSTEKVDDDYYYYGVGNCFKIKKLSWPSLRFFGGFIYGRNVKKDIQKNEKADIYYGRDLYSLLNVSSIKGSQIYYEAHKPPATYVHKILERRLFSFKNFKRLVVISDALRKEYLRIFPELKSEKIVVAHDGADLPEPKINKSAVNKGKEQVKIGYVGHLYQGKGMELIAELAKSIPNMEFHIIGGKESDIAYWKKHVNKENIIFHGFVSHGMLGEYFDQLDIVLAPYQTKVATSGGGGDISKWMSPLKIFEYMANGKAIVSSDLPVLREILVNNINSILCPPEDVQAWKEAIILLASDKSKLIKLGDNARNDFIKQYTWLQRGRNVIA, from the coding sequence ATGAAAATTGCGTATCTTTCTGCATCAACTGTTCCTTCAAAAGATGCAAACAGCGTCCATGTCATGAAAATGAGTCAAGCTTTTGCAAAAGATGGGCATGATGTTATTTTATATGCTAGACAATCAACTGAAAAAGTTGATGATGATTATTACTATTATGGCGTTGGTAATTGCTTTAAAATAAAAAAATTATCATGGCCATCATTGAGGTTTTTTGGAGGCTTTATTTACGGGAGAAATGTAAAAAAAGATATTCAAAAAAACGAAAAAGCAGATATTTATTATGGTAGGGATTTGTACAGCTTATTGAACGTTTCGTCTATTAAAGGGTCACAAATTTACTATGAAGCACATAAACCTCCAGCGACCTATGTCCACAAAATATTGGAAAGAAGGTTGTTTTCTTTTAAGAATTTTAAGCGCCTAGTTGTTATTTCTGATGCGCTAAGAAAAGAATATCTTAGAATTTTTCCGGAATTAAAGAGTGAAAAAATTGTTGTGGCACACGATGGTGCTGATCTACCAGAACCTAAAATAAACAAAAGTGCAGTAAATAAGGGAAAAGAACAAGTGAAAATTGGTTATGTTGGACATCTATACCAAGGGAAAGGAATGGAATTAATAGCTGAGTTAGCTAAGAGTATACCTAATATGGAATTTCATATTATCGGAGGCAAAGAATCAGATATAGCATATTGGAAAAAACATGTTAACAAAGAAAATATTATTTTTCATGGTTTTGTTTCACATGGGATGCTTGGAGAATATTTTGATCAGCTTGACATTGTTCTAGCCCCTTATCAAACAAAAGTGGCAACATCTGGAGGAGGTGGTGACATTAGTAAGTGGATGTCTCCGTTAAAAATTTTTGAGTACATGGCAAACGGAAAAGCTATTGTTTCATCAGATCTACCAGTCTTACGTGAAATCTTAGTAAATAATATAAATAGCATTCTGTGTCCACCAGAAGATGTTCAAGCATGGAAAGAAGCAATTATATTGCTAGCTAGTGATAAGAGCAAGTTAATAAAATTAGGGGATAATGCAAGAAATGACTTCATTAAGCAATATACCTGGTTGCAGAGGGGACGGAATGTCATTGCATAG